The following are encoded together in the Pygocentrus nattereri isolate fPygNat1 chromosome 3, fPygNat1.pri, whole genome shotgun sequence genome:
- the cd4-2.2 gene encoding CD4-2 molecule, tandem duplicate 2 encodes MNASGASVTYLWVCVALCAVTGRSEVFYKKSGDGVSMDCTDADGGKDIEWKHGKDLIGKITGRTGLLSKGSTDLARKAKINGIMLYISSVQASHSGTYTCIGHDATKKKVTVHHSLHVMSVSVSPSDTVLSSTDVTLRCDVGGESKAQVQWIKSPDVKPYGSPVTLKSVTLADGGQWTCVVKEKGKVLGAVEKTLSVTGPLVSPTEVTATPGGDAELPCSLPSPSGLHIMSGGWTSNYPSDLQFPGLARDASGLRWNGTKLRFAFSDEQLSTNFTVTLRNVQLSDAGEYFCNLTFKDGKSLRTKLNLKVGKGKVIVAPGIQEITAPLGGTADLPCTHSGSSSPRIVEGQWVRVPPADFRLPMLMISGAEGLQWNGTDVLKAKVTTSDQQPSKFNIEVKNVEHGDAGMYICTLMFEDGKNWNTTVMLKVEEGAIVAPDARPSDSIQFWQKPVLLGLALWIWIAVATGSLLLIVLVVVIASVQCRKQRKRKAEKNKVKTESAYIRESVPMQEEFPKKKSERRPRPGMKERPLPPVPRHQYKAMNRQ; translated from the exons ATGAACGCGTCGGGGGCCTCAGTAACCTACCTGTGGGTCTGCGTAG CTCTTTGTGCAGTCACAGGGAGATCTGAAGTGTTCTATAAGAAAAGTGGAGACGGGGTGAGTATGGACTGTACTGATGCTGATGGCGGCAAAGATATCGAGTGGAAACACGGCAAAGACTTAATTGGAAAAATAACGGGAAGAACTGGATTATTGTCTAAAG GGAGCACGGATCTTGCACGGAAGGCAAAGATAAATGGAATTATGCTGTACATTTCTTCAGTGCAGGCCAGTCACTCTGGGACCTACACGTGCATTGGACATGATGCGACAAAGAAGAAAGTCACAGTGCATCACTCGCTGCATGTCATGTCAG tctctgtcaGTCCTTCAGACACAGTGCTGAGCTCCactgatgtgaccctgaggtgtGATGTTGGTGGAGAATCAAAAGCGCAGGTTCAGTGGATCAAGTCTCCAGATGTTAAACCTTATGGAAGCCCCGTAACCCTGAAATCTGTGACCTTAGCTGATGGCGGCCAGTGGACCTGTGTGGTCAAAGAAAAGGGGAAAGTGCTGGGGGCCGTCGAAAAGACCCTCAGTGTTACAG GTCCTCTAGTATCCCCTACTGAAGTTACAGCTACTCCAGGAGGTGATGCAGAGCTACCATGTTCTCTCCCTAGTCCGAGCGGTCTGCATATAATGTCAGGGGGGTGGACAAGTAACTACCCCTCCGACCTCCAGTTCCCAGGCTTAGCCAGAGATGCCAGTGGCCTACGCTGGAATGGGACTAAGTTGAGGTTCGCATTCAGTGACGAACAACTCTCCACCAACTTCACTGTGACACTGAGAAAT GTGCAGCTTTCTGACGCTGGTGAGTATTTCTGCAATCTGACGTTTAAGGACGGAAAGAGCCTGAGAACTAAGCTGAATCTGAAGGTTGGGAAAGGAAAGGTCATTGTTGCTCCTG GTATTCAGGAGATTACAGCTCCACTAGGGGGTACTGCAGACCTGCCATGTACTCACTCTGGTTCCAGCAGTCCACGGATAGTCGAAGGTCAGTGGGTACGTGTTCCCCCCGCTGACTTCCGGCTCCCCATGTTAATGATCTCTGGGGCGGAGGGTCTGCAGTGGAATGGTACAGATGTGCTCAAGGCTAAAGTTACAACCAGTGACCAACAACCCAGCAAGTTTAACATCGAAGtaaaaaat GTGGAGCATGGTGATGCTGGTATGTACATCTGCACTCTCATGTTTGAGGATGGAAAGAATTGGAATACCACAGTAATGCTGAAGGTTGAAGAGGGTGCTATTGTTGCTCCAG ATGCACGACCCTCAGACAGTATACAGTTCTGGCAGAAGCCTGTGCTGTTGGGTTTGGCGTTGTGGATCTGGATCGCCGTAGCAACAGGTTCCCTCCTTCTGATCGTTCTGGTAGTGGTCATTGCTTCAGTCCAGTGCAGGAAACAGAGAAAg aggaaagcagagaaaaacaaagttaagACAGAAAGCGCTTACATTCGGGAGTCCGTGCCAATGCAGGAGGAG ttcccaaagaaaaagagtgaaagacGGCCTCGTCCAGGAATGAAGGAGAGGCCACTTCCTCCAGTTCCCAGACATCAATACAAAGCCATGAACAGACAATGA